AGCGGCACTAGCTCATTACCGGGTCGGGGCATCTCACTACAACAATCGGCGATACATTGAAGCGATTAGAAATCTTTACCTTTGCATCGAGACCCTTTTCGCAAATGGCAAAAGCAAGAGGGATGCAACGCTCAGTGAGTTCCGAAAATCAGCGATCCTCAAGAACGCTATCCAAGGCGAATTGCTAAACTCGCCCTCAAAGAGTTTGGCGATCATTCTGGAGAAATATCCCAAAATCTCGGACCACCCAGGCACCGAGGGAATTCTCAGGTTCATCTATAACCTTCGAGGTCTGGTGCAACATGCGAATGGGTTCACAAAAGGCCAGTGGCACCCGAGCCGTCAGCAAGATTTTGAGCATGAGGCGATTAGCCTAATCAACATTGTTGATGCGATTTGCTGGCAGATTGCTGAACGGGACATTTCCTCAATCAAGCCGAAAGAACCTGATCCCGGCTGACCCGTCTCATTCGGGTACACCCAAACAATGTCCGAATTTGAGACATTAAAACCGTCTTTTTCGGGTGCCTCGTATTGACGAATCTCCGGTTCGTGGCACGGTCTAAAGGTATATGAGACACCGGAGGGCGGAATGGCGGTTTATGGATATGCACGGGTCAGCACGACCGACCAGGACCTGACCATCCAGGAGCAGGCGTTGCGTTCATACGGCTGCGACATCATCCGAGCGGAAAAGGTCTCCGGCACCAGTCGAGATGGCCGAAAGGAACTCGAAACCCTGCTCGATTTCCTCCGCAACGGCGACACACTGGTCGTCACCCGGATCGACCGGCTCGCCCGCTCGATTCGAGACCTCCAAAATCTTGTCCACGATTTGAAAGAACGCGGCGTGATCCTCAAAGCGACGGAGCAACCCATCGACACCGGCACGGCGGCAGGCAAGGCATTCCTCGACATGCTGGGCGTCTTCGCCGAATTCGAAACCAATCTTCGTTCTGAAAGGCAGATGGAGGGTATCGCCAAGGCAAAGGCTGCGGGTGTCTATAAAGGCCGGAAGCCGACCATCGATCGGGATGAGGTTGCTCGTCTGCGAGCCGAAGGAAAGGGAGTATCGGAAATCGCTCGCACCCTCAATATCGGTCGAGCGAGCGTGTATCGGGTGATGAACAGCGGGTGACTGATCGCAGACTTCAAAATGTAAGCCATAGTATTTCTAGAAATTGCCGCGTGAGCGTCAAAAAACTTCAACAAGTCGGCCCGCAGGCCACGGCGGGAAGCAAATTGGTATCAGTCTTTATCTCTGGCCTTGGCCGGAGGTGATTTCAAACCGACCTTGATCGTATAGAGCAACGACCAAGGAACACCTCAATGACCACCCATCAAACAAGAACCAGAATCGTCCAGAATCCGTATGGGCTTGTGGATTACATCGATCAAACCGTCCGGGCTGTCGCCAAGCGAAAGTATGTCAACCTTCCTACCGACAAGCGACTGACTGTGATGCGACTCGAAATCTCCAAGCGTTGAACACCAGAATCAATCGGCAGAAAGGCGATTCTCTCAAGAAGAGAAGCAGGCACTCTAAGACGTGAACTCGTCGTTTCGTTAAGTCATAGTAGGTTCAATTCGTCTGACGGTCAGTAAGTTCTCGTTTCTTTGCAGCCAAGTTTTACGGGCTTCGAAGTCAGGAACTATAAAAGCGACCAAACCCCAGAACGACCGGTTATGTTTGCGATGTTGCAGGTGGCAGAGTTCGTGGGCGACAGCGTACTCCAGCACTGTTTTCGGGGCGAAGATGAGGTGCCAGTTCAAATTGATGATGCGATCCTGCCCGCAACTGCCCCAGAGGTGTTTCTGATCCTTGATGCGGAAATCCTTGGGAACGAGACCGTTGGGTTCGCCGTGGCGACGCACGAACTGGGCGATATCTAACCGTAATCGCTTCTTCAGCCAGAGATTCAGAGCATCTTCGATCAGGATATCTCGGGTCGATTCCGGCAGCGATGTGGGGCATTCGATAAGAAAACCGTTCCGGTAGGAGACGTGGACGAGACTGTCGTCGGTCGGCACCACTTGCAGGCGGATCATCCTTCCCCGGTATGGAATCTTCGAACCTGATCTGAAACGATGGATAGATGGAATGTTCGCCGCTGCTTCCTGCATACGGATGTGCTGCTCGAATATCCAAGCTCGCCGTCGATGCAAGGCACCATCGATTTGCTCGTCGAGTGTACCTTCGGGAACAATGACTTCGACCATCTCGGGGGTCACTGTAATTCTGGCACGCTCCCCGAAGCCGAACCTTTTCAGTACATAGGGAATATGGGTTTTGCCAACGGTGAGGATGGGCATGCTTACGCCTTGGAGAAGGTCTTCAGGGCGAATTCCTCGATTTCCTCGGATAGAGCCTTCAAGTTTCCAAATCCCAGTTCATGTGCCATCTGACGGACCTGTTGCCGGAGTGTTTTTCGTAGTTCCGCCTTTTCCTGCCACAACGGCGGTGTATCGCCATAGATGCCCTCGATCTTTCGGGCGGCATCTGTCAGATCATCCAGTGCGAAGCCTTCGGGCAGGAAGGTTTCCAGCACCTTCATAATGCCATATGCGTCTTCCGACAATCCCGTACCCTTGTGAGCCTTGGCTTCGGCGTCGATGTCCTTTGCCAGTTCTTCCGCCACCTTGAGTTTATCCGCCCAAGACAGTTGAGCACCCTCCATCCGTTCCAGCAGTTCCTTCAGGCGGTCGGAGAATTTCCCATATCGATGCGGGTTCTCACCGAGTTTTTCGTAGACGGTCTTGCGAAGTTCCGTGGTCTTGCGAATGGCTGCGGTCTGGAGGTCATCCTCCGTCATGTCCTCGGTTTCGAAATCATCCCAGAATTGGGGATCGGTTATATGCCGCAGTTTGACGGTGACGCTCAAACCCGTTGCATCCAAATGCTGTTCCAGCATGTCTCTGATCTTGCGGCTATAGGTCTGTTGGTCAAAGGCTTCGCGTTTCTCGAAAACCTGCGTGGCGTAGCGGAGGAAACCTGCAACCCACTTCAGATCAAGCGTGAACTCAAGCACGGATGGATCAGGGCTGAGGGATTCATAGTGGGAGATGAAATCCCGAGCCTTTGACCGGAACAGGAACCATTGGTCCTCGCTGTTCAGCGTGCTGACCAGGGCATCGTATTCCTTCTTCAGATCGCCCTTGTTTCGCTTCACTCCCTTCATCAATCCGACAACCGTCGCATGGGTAGCCCGCAGTTGTGACCGGAGGTCGTCAAGGTTCCGCATTGCATTCTTCACGTCGTCGCTACGGTACGACGACAGGGCTTCGTCGAGCTTTTTGGAGACCCCGATGTAATCGACGATCAACCCGTTTTTCTTTCGCTCGTCCGCAACCCGGTTGGTTCGGGCGATTGCTTGCAGCAGCGAATGCTCTTTCAGCGGCTTGTCGAGATACATCACGGACTCGATGGGTGCATCGAACCCGGTCAATAACTTGTCGCAGACGATCAGGAAGTCGGGTGTTTCTCCTTTGCGGTTGAACGCTGCCTTGACGGCAGTCTCGACATCTCGATCCAGAAAGAGGCGGCGGAGATCGCTTCGGATGTCTTCAGTGCGGGCATCCTCTGACGGCTTGTCGTCTTCCTGGGATTGGGAGAAGACGCAGGCCGACATGGCGGTAGCTTGATCCCTGGCCTCGTCCGCAGCAAGCCCCTCTTTGACCAAATCCTCAGCGATTACACGGTCCAAAGCCCGCTTGTAGAGAACGACCGATTCCCGGTCGATGGCGACGATCTGAGCCTTGAAGCCATCCGGGACGGCGTAGGCTTTGAAGTGCGTCCAGATGTCGAAGGCGATGAGGTCGATCCGTTTGGAGTGCTTCACCAGATCGGCGATGGTCACGCCCCGCTTCTTGACCTTCTCTAGTTCCTCGTTCGGCAGGTCGGCGAACCATTGGTCGAACAGAATGTCGATCTTGGCTTCGTCGATGTGCCAGTCGGCTTTGCGTCCGGTATAGAAGATCGGCACCGTTGCCCCGTCCGCCACCGCATCGTCGATACCGTACTTGTCGAGGTAGCCTTCCCCTTCGACGCCGAAGTTGCGGTAGGTGTCACGGTCGGTCTTTTTGACGGGTGTCCCGGTGAATCCGAAGAAGCGGGCATCGGGCAGCGTCGCTCGCAGGAGAGCCCCGAGGTCTTTTTCCTGGGTGCGGTGACATTCGTCCACCATGACGATCCAGCTTGCAGAATTCAGAACCGGCGTCTTCGACCCCTGGAACTTGAACACCGTGGACAGCACCGTCTGGCCGTCGATGCCGCTGCGAATGGTGTCGAGCAGATCACCGATGGACTCCGCCCGTTCGGGATTGGGAAGCCCGCATGCCTGGAAGGTGCCGCTGATCTGATCATCGAGATCGATACGGTCGGTGAGTACCATCAGGTTGGGATTGGCGAGTTCGGGCGAGGTCTCGGTCAGATGCGTCTTCATCTTCAGGGCAGCGAACACCATGGTCAGCGACTTGCCCGATCCTTGGGTGTGCCAGATCAGCCCCCGGCGATGCTCGTTCTCGACCACCCGCTCGACCATCTTGTTGACCGCACGAAATTGCTGATATCGGCAGATTTTCTTGATCCGGCCTTCCTCAGTTTTCTCGAAGACGATGAAGTGGGCGATGAGATCGAGCAGCCGGGACGGCTCCAACAGCGACCACAGTCCCTTGGAAAGCTCATCGGGGAAATCCGCCTCCAGCTTCGGCCAGGGATCACGCCAGGAGCCGTAGAACTTCGACGGGCTGCCGGTGGAGCCATAGAGGCAGTTGGTACCGTCCGTGATGATGTTGAAGCAGTTAGTATGGAACAATCGGGGGATGTCCCGCTCGTACCGCTTGATCTGATCGAACGCCTCGCCGCTCTTGTCCTTGGCGTTCAGCGGCGACTTGCATTCGATGACCACCACCGGGATGCCGTTCACGTAGACCACTACGTCGGGAATGCCCGGTTTCTCCGATTTGACGTAGAGTTGGCGGGTGACCGAGAAGGTGTTGTTGGCGGGGTTCTGAAAATCGATGACCCGGACGGTCTTGTGTTCCGCCTGCCCCGAGACCTTGCGGCTGTAATTACCCCGCAGAATGCCGAGCCATTCCTCGTTGTCGCTCTTTGTCAGCAGATCGACGTAGGCGGCTCGGGCGTCTTCCTCCGACAGCCCGTTTAAGCGTCGCAGGGCATTGATCAGGATGGGGCGGAACAGCACCAGATTGTCGCCATCCCGCAGACCCACGTGGTCGGCGGGATTGACGAAGCCGTAGCCCATGCCCTCAAGGCACTGGATGGTCGGCTTTTCGGCGAGGTGCCATTCGCTGCTCATGCTTCCCCCAATTGAAGGGCAACCCACCAATTTCTGAGTGACGACTTCTTATAATGAATAGTCCTGCCATACACCCTGGTAAGTTCAACCTTCAGTCAAAGCGTCGTTCTTGATCGTTCCATCCTACTCTACGCAATTCTGGAACAGGAGACCTGTGAAGAATTGCAACCGTTCCGTCGCCGAACAAGGTGTAGTCATCGGCCCATTCAATCGGAAAGTCTTCGCCCCAGTCCCGGCGATTGACACTCCCATCATCCTCGTTAGGGTATTCTGCGAGTCTGTAAACTGGTTCCATGACTTCCTTCAGAAGGCCAAAAGTAATCCTGTAGGGACGACCGTCCCAGCAGATGGGCCAAGAAGAACGATGATGCGTCATGAATTCTCTACCACCTGCTTCGAATACGCCAACTGCATCTCGTTTGTGAGTTTGCATGATAGGCTCGGAATCCATACGTCGCCGTAGCTTGCCAGCCATTCGAGGCAATCGTAGCAATCGGGAAATTGCCGAGTAGTGATAGGGAATAAACGAAGCAGAAATCGAGTGCGGACCAAGTGGGTAGGTTGATGGAGAGAGGCTTGTACCTGTTGGAGACCGGTTCGTAGTAAAAAATAGCTCAATTGGATCGTTCTCAGGCAACCGGACTCCAATACACAAACCGTCAGAGATGGGTAAACCACAAGCCCTCCCAATTAGATTACTCTGAATTTGACGACGCCACTCCGTCTTCAATCGTTGCTCAACCGTTGTAGGAGTGCCGGTCGATCCCTTCGTTTCACAGAGTGAAATCCCTAGCCCATCGGAGTAAACGAAATCGGGCGTTGCTCCCGATGAAGACCCGACCACCTCTTCCCAGTGGCCTTGCCATGCGAAACCGCAAGCATCCATGTAAAGGGTTCCCAGAGCCGCCCCGAACTGTCCCGTTACGCCGGTTCGCATGAAATCTTTCCAGGAAGCGAAGCCTCCGGGTCCAAGCGTTATTCCTGATCCGGTCTTTTTTGTTTGCGAAAGGAGTGCCATCGCAAAATGAAATGCAGCAAGGTTTATAGACTTGGAAGCTGATTTGAATGCCGAGCATCTGATAGCTGAAGAGACGAAATTCCAAGGACTGATGCTGAACTGCTCACTGAAACCCAACGCATTATAGACATTTGGATATTTAGGGTAGAGTTCCCCCCAGCGGTTCCGACTAGCCGAGGGTGGGCTATCGGTTCTCCAGGCTGTTTCGACCTCTATGTTTTTTCGCCCCCAAAACCACATTTCACGCTCTCCCAACGCCAATGAAAATCAGAAAGTCAAAACCCAAAGGGGTCAGATGAAACCGTCTCGAAACCAGTGGCGGCCCCATGTTGTCCAGGTCCGCATCCTCTTCGATCAATCCGAATGAGGAGAGGTGTCCAATCATCGCGGCATTTAACTGTAGTTCGGGGTCGCCCTCGTCGATTTCCTTGAGGCCATTCAACTCCTTGACAGACCGTCCTTCGCTGAGGGCGACGTAATATGACTGCTGAACTCTCTCCGCTGGAGACCTTTGTGGAAGGTTCTCCGGCAGGTAGTTGCTCAGCAGCACAATCTGCCGGTCATCGATCTGAGTCAGGATACGAAGGAAATGGCGAGCGGCAGCCTGTTTCGTGCCGTCCGACTTCAAGCCGACAGCAACAAGTTCCGCAATTTGCTGTTTTCGCTCGTCATTGAAGGCACGGGCCGCCTGCCAAATGCCTTCCTCGAATGTGTCCAGGCCCTCCGGGGTCTCCAAGGCGGCCTTCAACTGGAGTTCGTCGATACACCCCTGGAGATAGAGAAGGTATGCCTCGATCCGCTCCAGTCGGACGTTTGGGATCAACTCGGTGACTGCCGTTTGAATGACACCTCCCGCGAAGGGGACAGCCGAAGGAAGGCTGGCGACAACCCGCATCGCCCTGTTGCTGGCGGTATCACCAAGAGGGGGACGGTCATCGGCGGTCATAACGCACCTCCCGAAGCTCGTAGTGGTCACCCTTGTCTTCGGCGATGAACTCGTGATCCACCCCCAGAATTCCCTGGGGCAGAGGATTGTCGGCCAATGGATTGTGAACCAGGACAATTGGGGGTTTGCCACCACAAGCGGCATCGATCCCTGCCGGTGTCCCCAGCAAGGCACTCACTCCCGAGTAATCTGGATTGAGAAAGCTGTCGGTTGGGACATCAGCATCGTTTTGGTTTTTGATGAACCTTCGATTCGAATAACGCTGATCCACCGTCTTCATGGTTTGACGATCAATCACCAGTTCTATCGGACCGACCGGAAACGCCGCCTCTACGGCAAAGGGAAGCTGGGAAATGCTATTGTGAAGATGAAGTGAGGTTGGCCCTAAACGGCAAGAGCTTACCGCCACGACGTAGGGTTCACCGCCGCCTACGACTTCTTTTTCCAGGTACCCCGGCCTCCAGCCCCCGCTCCGTCTGGGCCGCCCCGTCAGCTTCTCTTTCTTTTCCTTGAGTGCGGCGGTCCAACGCAGCAACATCTGCTCATGGGGTACACTTTGTGCCCGAGGAGCTTCCCCCGCCTTGGAAATGCGAAGCCAATCCTCGGAAAGACCTTCGGGGCCAGGACAAACAGCCTCGATCCAAATCTTCTGCCCCTTATAGAGAAAACCGAAGTCGGGACCTTCATCAGCGGATTGGAGGTCCAGCCCTAAGTTCTTCAAGTGGGATGCCAGGACCATTTCCCAGAGGTAGGCGAAAAAATCCGCATCACGGCCACTCGTGAACTTAGATTCGAACGAGGAGTCCTTTAGCCCCCATCTACCGTATCGACGAAACAGGTCTTTCAGGCATTCCATGACCTCCGTGTTGTCGGCGTATCTGGCTTCCAAGAATGTTTCAACCTGTCCTATCACCCGAACCCGACCGGTGAGGAGGTCGGTCATTAGGGCTGATTTGAGACGCTGAAGATGATGTAGGTGACGTTGGTGTGTCTCCACACCTTTTGAGAGGCTGTCAAAGCGGTCAATTATTGCCTGTTGCTCTGCCAACGGTGGCACAACGGCAGGGAACTGTTTGACCTGCGTCGAATTGATAGAAGCCAAGTTGGTGGTGCGTTTCGAGCAACTAAGGAAGTATTGCTTGCCGTATTGCGAACCAGTAAGGGCTGCGAGGAAATCAGGTAATAATCTTTTTTGGTCGGGTCGAACGGCGAAAACATGGTTTTGATGGAGACAAGGGGAAATTTGGCCTCTCCACACGTCGCCACGCCCCAGCTTGTCGTAATCCCCACCTTCGGTCAGCAGGACATCACCGACTTCGAGTGAATATCTCGCTATCTGCGATTTGGATACGGTAATCATCTTCATTTCCGTCAAATCAACAAATCCGTCCTGGACGTTCGCAACCCGCAGGTAGGGCAACTCAATAGGATCGGATACATCCTTCTTCCCTTTCGCCAGTCCGGTCTGAACTTTGGCGATATGAGACAGCGGGATGACCTCCCACCTCTCGGGGATTTTGCCGATTTCGGTTTGTTTGAAGCGGGTGTGGCCGATGCCCTTGGTCAGCAGGCGTTTCAGGACGCCCCGCTTAACCTTGCAGGTCTGCTCGATCACCGCCTGCGTGGACTGAATGGCATCGTCCACCGACGAGAGGATTTCAGCGATGCGGCGTTGCTCGGGAAGGGGGGGGAAGATGATTGGTTCGGTGTGAACGACGTTCCGATTAAGTGTTGGTACTCCGGTACCTGTGGCAAATCTTGAAAGCCGAAAGTGCTCTAAGAATCTGAAAACAAAGGCCGGATCATTGCCGTGAAAATCTTTCACGTACAGCGTCGTATTGAGGGGCCAATACGCCCCATCAAAAAACAGAACTTTTCCAATAGTGCCGCTTCGCCCAGTGACGACACCTGGACCTTCAACTCTTGGCTCGTTGTGAGTTCCAACTATCCCATTCGAGGCAATAACAGGAAAGTCGCCCGTTTCCCTTCTTTGCACAGGTAGGTCAAACCCTCTTTGAAGAGTAACTGCCTCGTCAAATCGAACACTCTCCCACCCCTCCGGCACCTCAATCGACATAGCCCAACTCCTTGAGGAAGCCGAGCATCCGCTCCTCCGCCCGGTCCCGCTGCTCCCGCAGTTCGAGCAGTTTCTCCACCTCCTCGGCGACATCCAGGTCCTCCTCCTCCTCGCCGATGTGGACGTAGCGGGAAATGTTGAGGTTCCAGTCGTTGGTCTCGATCTCAGTCAGACCGACCACACGAGCCAAACGCTCCTTGTCCTGGTAGTCGAGGAATGCCTCGGCCAGGGTGGCGACGTTTTCGTCCGACAGGTGGTTCTGGGCCTTGCCTTCGACGAAGGTCTCCGCCCCGTTGACGAACA
The sequence above is drawn from the Magnetospira sp. QH-2 genome and encodes:
- a CDS encoding recombinase family protein; amino-acid sequence: MAVYGYARVSTTDQDLTIQEQALRSYGCDIIRAEKVSGTSRDGRKELETLLDFLRNGDTLVVTRIDRLARSIRDLQNLVHDLKERGVILKATEQPIDTGTAAGKAFLDMLGVFAEFETNLRSERQMEGIAKAKAAGVYKGRKPTIDRDEVARLRAEGKGVSEIARTLNIGRASVYRVMNSG
- a CDS encoding M48 family metallopeptidase, whose amino-acid sequence is MPILTVGKTHIPYVLKRFGFGERARITVTPEMVEVIVPEGTLDEQIDGALHRRRAWIFEQHIRMQEAAANIPSIHRFRSGSKIPYRGRMIRLQVVPTDDSLVHVSYRNGFLIECPTSLPESTRDILIEDALNLWLKKRLRLDIAQFVRRHGEPNGLVPKDFRIKDQKHLWGSCGQDRIINLNWHLIFAPKTVLEYAVAHELCHLQHRKHNRSFWGLVAFIVPDFEARKTWLQRNENLLTVRRIEPTMT
- a CDS encoding type I restriction endonuclease subunit R; its protein translation is MSSEWHLAEKPTIQCLEGMGYGFVNPADHVGLRDGDNLVLFRPILINALRRLNGLSEEDARAAYVDLLTKSDNEEWLGILRGNYSRKVSGQAEHKTVRVIDFQNPANNTFSVTRQLYVKSEKPGIPDVVVYVNGIPVVVIECKSPLNAKDKSGEAFDQIKRYERDIPRLFHTNCFNIITDGTNCLYGSTGSPSKFYGSWRDPWPKLEADFPDELSKGLWSLLEPSRLLDLIAHFIVFEKTEEGRIKKICRYQQFRAVNKMVERVVENEHRRGLIWHTQGSGKSLTMVFAALKMKTHLTETSPELANPNLMVLTDRIDLDDQISGTFQACGLPNPERAESIGDLLDTIRSGIDGQTVLSTVFKFQGSKTPVLNSASWIVMVDECHRTQEKDLGALLRATLPDARFFGFTGTPVKKTDRDTYRNFGVEGEGYLDKYGIDDAVADGATVPIFYTGRKADWHIDEAKIDILFDQWFADLPNEELEKVKKRGVTIADLVKHSKRIDLIAFDIWTHFKAYAVPDGFKAQIVAIDRESVVLYKRALDRVIAEDLVKEGLAADEARDQATAMSACVFSQSQEDDKPSEDARTEDIRSDLRRLFLDRDVETAVKAAFNRKGETPDFLIVCDKLLTGFDAPIESVMYLDKPLKEHSLLQAIARTNRVADERKKNGLIVDYIGVSKKLDEALSSYRSDDVKNAMRNLDDLRSQLRATHATVVGLMKGVKRNKGDLKKEYDALVSTLNSEDQWFLFRSKARDFISHYESLSPDPSVLEFTLDLKWVAGFLRYATQVFEKREAFDQQTYSRKIRDMLEQHLDATGLSVTVKLRHITDPQFWDDFETEDMTEDDLQTAAIRKTTELRKTVYEKLGENPHRYGKFSDRLKELLERMEGAQLSWADKLKVAEELAKDIDAEAKAHKGTGLSEDAYGIMKVLETFLPEGFALDDLTDAARKIEGIYGDTPPLWQEKAELRKTLRQQVRQMAHELGFGNLKALSEEIEEFALKTFSKA
- a CDS encoding restriction endonuclease subunit S, which codes for MSIEVPEGWESVRFDEAVTLQRGFDLPVQRRETGDFPVIASNGIVGTHNEPRVEGPGVVTGRSGTIGKVLFFDGAYWPLNTTLYVKDFHGNDPAFVFRFLEHFRLSRFATGTGVPTLNRNVVHTEPIIFPPLPEQRRIAEILSSVDDAIQSTQAVIEQTCKVKRGVLKRLLTKGIGHTRFKQTEIGKIPERWEVIPLSHIAKVQTGLAKGKKDVSDPIELPYLRVANVQDGFVDLTEMKMITVSKSQIARYSLEVGDVLLTEGGDYDKLGRGDVWRGQISPCLHQNHVFAVRPDQKRLLPDFLAALTGSQYGKQYFLSCSKRTTNLASINSTQVKQFPAVVPPLAEQQAIIDRFDSLSKGVETHQRHLHHLQRLKSALMTDLLTGRVRVIGQVETFLEARYADNTEVMECLKDLFRRYGRWGLKDSSFESKFTSGRDADFFAYLWEMVLASHLKNLGLDLQSADEGPDFGFLYKGQKIWIEAVCPGPEGLSEDWLRISKAGEAPRAQSVPHEQMLLRWTAALKEKKEKLTGRPRRSGGWRPGYLEKEVVGGGEPYVVAVSSCRLGPTSLHLHNSISQLPFAVEAAFPVGPIELVIDRQTMKTVDQRYSNRRFIKNQNDADVPTDSFLNPDYSGVSALLGTPAGIDAACGGKPPIVLVHNPLADNPLPQGILGVDHEFIAEDKGDHYELREVRYDRR